One genomic segment of Suncus etruscus isolate mSunEtr1 chromosome X unlocalized genomic scaffold, mSunEtr1.pri.cur SUPER_X_unloc_20, whole genome shotgun sequence includes these proteins:
- the LOC126000604 gene encoding LOW QUALITY PROTEIN: DDB1- and CUL4-associated factor 8-like (The sequence of the model RefSeq protein was modified relative to this genomic sequence to represent the inferred CDS: inserted 1 base in 1 codon; deleted 3 bases in 2 codons), translated as MSGAVDMEQEEASSSEDQALLSEDLLGPRDLDVPQEQLEQLEQEREEVLENWVASEVSPLPRPRWQVVSALRNRQLGSRANFVSEACGARALVQRFQLQWELKGHTGCDSTLQFNESGAWLTSSSHDMRVIVWDWVQQRALLEFDSGFTSNVFQAKFLPNSGDTAMAMCGSDGQVRVAQLCPSPACQTIRRVAQHQAAAHKLALVPHCPHRFLTSGEDAAVYHVDLRLDQPASELLVLKEKRKRVGLYTIFVNPNNIHEFAVGGQDPVVRICDQRKMDQKVHNGVLKKFCASHLLTNQINPVVTSLVYSHDGTELLASYNDADIYLFDTNSRDETQYVKKYQGHRNCLPPKESINFYGPRSQFVVSGSDCGHIFFWEKSSCQIVQCIEADLGDTINRVEPHPHLPIIASCGLDMNVKILGPSGVVTADPGEMKNVMKRKXHDECLMSHRNLFDNYMMWCLMHRINP; from the exons ATGAGCGGTGCGGTTGACATGGAGCAGGAGGAGGCATCCTCGTCTGAGGACCAGGCGTTGTTGTCTGAGGACCTATTGGGGCCCAGAGACCTCGACGTCCCACAAGAGCAGTTAGAGCAGTTAGAGCAGGAGCGGGAGGAGGTCCTGGAGAACTGGGTGGCCTCGGAGGTTTCTCCCCTGCCTCGCCCCCGCTGGCAGGTTGTATCTGCCCTGCGCAACCGGCAGCTGGGCTCCAGGGCTAACTTCGTCTCCGAggcctgtggggccagagcgctGGTGCAGCGCTTCCAGCTGCAGTGGGAGCTGAAAGGCCACACGGGCTGCGACAGCACCCTGCAGTTTAACGAGAGTGGGGCCTGGCTGACGAGCAGCAGCCATGACATGAGAGTCATCGTCTGGGATTGGGTGCAGCAGCGCGCCCTGCTGGAATTTGACAGTGGCTTCACCAGTAATGTCTTCCAGGCCAAGTTCCTCCCAAATAGTGGGGATACAGCCATGGCCATGTGTGGCAGCGATGGCCAGGTTCGGGTGGCACAgctctgcccctccccagcctgccagaccATCAGGCGTGTGGCTCAGCACCAAGCAGCTGCCCACAAGCTGGCATTAGTGCCACACTGCCCACACAGATTCCTCACATCAGGCGAAGATGCTGCTGTCTATCATGTCGACCTCCGGCTGGATCAGCCCGCTTCCGAACTGCTCGTGTTAAAAGAGAAGCGGAAGAGAGTGGGGCTCTATACGATCTTTGTGAATCCTAACAACATTCACGAGTTTGCAGTGGGTGGACAAGACCCGGTTGTT AGAATATGTGACCAGAGAAAAATGGACCAGAAGGTCCATAATGGCGTCCTTAAGAAATTCTGTGCTTCGCACTTGTTAACCAATCAAATTAACCCAGTCGTCACAAGTCTGGTGTACAGCCATGATGGCACTGAGCTCTTGGCCAGTTATAATGATGCAGATATTTACCTCTTTGATACTAACAGCCGTGATGAAACCCAGTATGTGAAAAAATACCAAGGGCATAGAAATTGTTTGCCACCTAAAGAG TCAATCAATTTCTATGGGCCCAGAAGTCAGTTTGTTGTGAGTGGCAGTGACTGTGGACATATATTTTTCTGGGAGAAGTCATCTTGCCAGATTGTTCAGTGCATAGAGGCAGATCTGGGAGATACCATCAATCGCGTTGAACCCCACCCTCACCTACCTATAATAGCGAGCTGTGGCCTAGACATGAACGTCAAGATCCTGGGACCCTCAGGCGTAGTTACTGCTGACCCTGGAGAAATGAAGAACGTGATGAAAAGGA CACATGATGAATGTCTCATGAGCCACAGGAATCTTTTTGACAACTACATGATGTGGTGCCTGATGCATCGCATAAATCCCTGA